From Rhododendron vialii isolate Sample 1 chromosome 10a, ASM3025357v1, the proteins below share one genomic window:
- the LOC131304360 gene encoding uncharacterized protein LOC131304360, translated as MAIPIFSFSHLKLPSLSSSLSNPPLTSTLLSSSFSICPVLSASSSSITAAASDSVRPSFNEFFSIRENDSANEEEDDHEVARSGSGGASFSEAVELFNGGDYYKCHDVLESLWNDAEDPARTLIHGVLQCAVGFHHLFNKNHKGAMMELGEGLCKLRKMNFEGGPFLRFEQEISAVLDFIYQTQLEFAACTDDYCHALDQSEKSYQLLGGYAAGQLLYCLEIGSSGTSISRKLNMMESIEDRCRLHHHFFGGFFPIGKLLRLQVICGLHVTV; from the exons ATGGCGATTCCCATATTTTCCTTCTCTCACCTCAaacttccttctctctcctcctccctaTCCAATCCTCCTCTAACATCAACTCTACTTTCTTCCTCTTTCAGCATATGCCCAGTTctctctgcttcttcttcttccatcacGGCCGCTGCCTCCGACTCCGTCCGTCCATCATTCAATGAATTTTTCTCCATCAGAGAAAATGACAGCGCAAACGAAGAAGAGGACGACCACGAGGTCGCCCGTAGCGGTAGCGGTGGCGCAAGTTTTAGTGAAGCGGTTGAGCTGTTCAACGGCGGGGATTATTACAAGTGCCATGACGTCCTCGAATCACTATGGAATGACGCCGAGGACCCTGCACGCACTCTCATTCACGGTGTTCTGCAGTGCGCCGTGGGCTTTCATCACCTCTTCAACAAG AACCATAAAGGAGCAATGATGGAGTTGGGAGAGGGACTGTGTAAGCTACGAAAGATGAATTTCGAGGGTGGACCCTTTCTCCGATTTGAGCAAGAGATTTCAGCTGTCCTGGATTTCATTTATCAAACTCAGTTAGAATTTGCTGCCT GCACAGATGACTATTGTCATGCGCTAGATCAGTCAGAAAAATCATACCAACTTCTTGGTGGTTATGCCGCTGGACAGCTCCTTTATTGTTTAGAAATTGGCTCTAGCGGAACAAG CATCTCAAGGAAGTTGAATATGATGGAATCAATTGAAGACCGATGCCGTTTACATCATCATTTCTTCGGGGGGTTTTTTCCTATAGGAAAATTGCTACGCTTACAGGTAATTTGTGGGCTACATGTAACTGTGTAA